The nucleotide window AGAATGAGCTGATGAGACGTCTTTGCTCTGCAGATCCAGAAGTGGCTAAATCCGGAGCTTGCAATGTTTTTCAGGATGCAGATCTAAGCAAGACCCACAAAAGGTGAGGCGATCTATGGCTCTCGATCAACTAAAAGCTTTTCTGTTGCTTCTGCAGGACGACGAAGCCGTGAAGCAGTCGGTGCTGGCGGCCTCAACAGCTGATGATGTGGCCAAAATCGCTCAGGAATGGGCTATTCCTTCAGCGGGGACGAATTACTGCGGTTCTCCGGCAACAAAGTGGGCCGGGTGACGGTGTCCAAGCAGGAGACGCCTGGGGAATACAACTGATTAGGAGGCAGTCGCTAGGGCAGTCAGGGCATGGTGTTTGGTGGTTTTGCTCGCATCTATTTACAAAACTGAGCGAGTATTTATCTGCGGCAGTCTTGACTAGTTCTTGGCGTGTTGCCTAACTGTCCCCATGCAGGGGTGTTGGCACGCGCCAAACAGGTGTTGATGGATCCCATCGGCAGAATCCACCGTTACTTCTGTCGGTCGCCGAGCGAGGGTCTTGGTGCTGCAGTCAAGGCTTTTCTGCTGTGACTAAGGGAAATCAAGCCCTGGACTGGACGCTTCAGGGTTTTTCTTTTGTCCCCATGCGGGGGTGTTGGCACGTACTTAACGGGAGTTGATTGATCCCATCGGCGGGAGTCGTCATCCTTCTGCCGGTAATTGAGGGATGGCCTTGTTACTGAGCGGCAAGGCTTTCTTTCAGGAACGCAGACTTTTTGGAGCCGTCACTCTCCAGGGGGTTTCTTTGTCCTGGTGACTCAGATCGTTCCGAGGGTCCAAGCCTTGGCCTCAGTCTTTTGCGGGCTGCGTCAGCTTGTAGAGGTTCAGGGCTACGAGAGCCACCCCGAAGCTGCAAAAGAAGACGATCAGGTCTTGGCTGGAGATGGACATGAGGACCCAGAAGCGAGTTTGTGACGGAATGTAACGAATTTTTGTAAGATGGGGGTGTCGGTGAAATCAAAAAAGTTCCAGCAAACTTCGCCTTTTGGGGTGTCGGCGTGATCGTCGCGGTTATGTTTTTGGCTGTCTTTGTTGGCGGTGCAAATGCTGGTGACTGCCCTCGCAGCAAGTCAGCTGAAGCAACCTCTGTTGAGACCCATCACAAGTCGAACGAAATAGCTGAGGTCGAAGACTGACGATGTCTATCGACGCCCGATGCCGTGAACAGCGGTCAGTCGCTGATCGCATGTTCATGGACTTCAAATACACCCGGCCTGGCTCGAAAGAGCAGCTACAGGCCTTAAGCACTCTGAGCTTTCTCATAGGGATGTGTGCCGATTTCCTTACTGCCGAGGAAAAGAGAATGGATCAAGTGTTGGTCCTAGAAGTCGGTCACTCGTAGGGACTGGACGGCGATCACGCTGGGTGTTCCACCCTCCAGCTGAATCGATGACCCACATCGTTCGCACGGGTGCCTTTGTGTTTGGCGTCGCGAATGTGGTGCTCCCTTTGCTGGAGCAATCGCTAGTGCCCAACGGTTGGATTGACCTGCAGCAGTTTCTGTTCGGTGGCCCTCTTCTGCTCAGGGGTCTGTGGTTTGACTCTGTTCTGATCTACTCCTCTGCAGAATTACTGCGTTGACGAGGAACATGGTGGCTGGAGCTGGTACGAATCCTGCGGATCAGCGTTGGGGTTTCTGGCCGCTGCTGCCACTTAGCTCTCAGTCACAGGAAGCGGTCTGAAGGGCTTGTCCCTGAGTTGTTCCTGGAATTTTGTGCATTTGGGATCAATGGTGTGCAACTCCCACAGGGAGCTGACCTCCCTTGGATCTTGCTCTACTCGTGATGGTCCAAGACCACCTGCCTGCAGGCATCCTGATCGGGCACTTCAACCCCATGAACCTTGGCCCGGTTGTCCCAGCTCCGCAGTGCCAAGGCATCGTCCATCCCCTCTAAGGCCAACAGCCGCATTGCTTCAGAATGGCTTAGCTCTCCGCCTTGGACGGCAAAGCTGCGTTTCGATGCATCCGGTAACCCCGCAGAATACGTCCCATCCAGGGAGCACAGCAGCCGTTTGGCTGAGATATGCCGCTGTACGAGGGCAACGACCTGCGTGGGGAAGAACACCGAGAGTGCTCGGGCTGCCACGGCCTCATGGGCACAGTCTTGATCGAGGAAATTCCTCTGCTCATTGATCATTGGATGGCCGATGTCATGAAGTAGTGATGCAAACCTTTCCGGGCGACTGGTGACCGATTGACATTCCAAGTTTTTACCCCAATCGAATAAGGGGATGATGCCAACAACGAAAACCTCCACCTTGCCAGCTCAGGGCGTCAATCGGAGTCGTGATCACCTCAAGACCTTCAGCTTCAAGTTCTTTTTTCAAGCCAGGTAGATTGTCGCCGATAATAATGCTGTCTTTGCTGAGAACAAGACCATTGCATCCCAATTTCTTTTCAGCATCATCTGCTGAAACATTGATAAGTTTCCATCCATTGAGGAATTTAGGAAGACCTTCAGTAAATGCTTCCTGACATACAATGGCTAGACCAGGCCTTGGTAAAGCAAGCGTAGTATCAAGATGGAGAAAACGTCGACTTAATGGTACTGCATGAACTCTGTATTCCTGGCCCAGGTAATCACTTAGCCAGCGTATTCCAGCGAGGTTCGTTGCATTGCCTGTATGTCCTACATAAATATCTTTCCCGACCAACATAACATCCCCTCCTTCAAGGTATGGTCCAGGTCCATAGTCGCCAACTGATCTGGATTGATATGGGTCAGGTTGTGGCATGGATACCAGAAAAGACCCACTTTTTTGCAATCGTTTTTCAATTGTCCTTCGAATCGCAAATCGCTCTTTTCGTCGATAGGGCTCAAGCATTGAAGTTTCAATCACCTTATTTCCAATCACGAGAATTGGATCGCGCGGAAAAGTTTGCATTACTGCATCACTATCGGCAGCCAAATAATTTGTTTCAGCGTCGGAAAGCTTTTCGACCTGATGTACGATGATGCCTCGATCCCGCAGTATTGATATAATTGAGTTCATTTGATCGATTGATTGCTGATTTAAGTCTGGTTCGCATTCTTGCAACCACTGACCTCTATTTTTTTCTATGAATTCTATGGATGATTCTGGTAAATAATTTTTACTTGTGTTCGGAACTTTGGTGGGAACTCGAACGTTGGTCAATCCAACAACTACTTCCTTCAGCGTTCCCCATTCATGATCCACCGACACATCTCTGCCGTCTGGAGAAGCTTTATGATTCACGCTCTTTGCGGATGATTTGAAATTGCTAGACGCAATGGCAAACGCCGACGCACTCGAGGCAGCACCCCAAAGAAAGTTGCGTCTGGTTGAATTTAAGCCTGGCACGTGAACATGAAGCAAGCACTTTTACTACTAGCTGAAGCTTTGAGCATCGGCAAATAAATGTTTTAAAATGAAACAAACAAAATATTGATCAATGCTTTAAACCTGGCTAGTTAATAGTGAAGTGGGGGCTATTCATTCGTTAGTAACAACACAATCGTCTTCAGTGAAGATTTGATTGCAACCTTTGACTGAAGTTTGAATGTGAATACTGAATTCGGTTTTATCAGCATTTAATCTCTCTGCTTGCAATGGGCTCTTTGTAGAATTTTTTTGTTGTTCTGCCTAGCTTAATTGAATCGCCTCAATCTGGAATTGACGTGTTGATTGCGCCTAAGCGGGTCAGCCTAAGCCCGACGTGATTTTTCCTCTCCCAGTTGAGCCCCCAGGCACCACTACCACTGCCCCTTGCATCGTTGTTGCGAGTGCTTCCCTGATGTGGCCTGGTTGATGCAAAGTCACTGCATCGATGGGGCGCGTGGTGGCTGGCGCTGATATGAATCCTGCGGACCAAAGCTGGCCTTGGTGGCCGCTGCTGCCACTTAGCTCCTTATTACAGGAATAGGTCTGAGGGGCTTGTCCCTGAGTTGTCCCTCGTTTTTTGTGCAAGTGGGCTGAATTGTGGGCAACTACAACCTTCTCCTTAGCTGAAAATGTCTCTGGATTGAAAACGTGAATCTCGGGAAGCAGCAGAGTCCTTTGCACGGACTGAGAAGGAAACCTCTTTAAAGCGTTTCGGGCTTCAATCGGCTTGGCCGGTAAGAGATCAGAAAAGCCTGTTGGCTGTCACTCTCTGTCTTCACGGCTGTGATCAGGTCTTCACCTGTGTTCCAAACCCAGACCTGGTCGTTGTGGCTGTCGTGCTCAAGGCTTGTGCTCAGGGGTGGGCCGTGTCGAGCGCGCAGGCCTGCAAGCACCTCAGTCATGTCATCGATGGCGAACTCGTAAGCCAGGTTCGTCAGCCCTTTATCGGGATCGACTTCAAAGGTGGCCTGAGAGACGGGCAGTCGATCCAGAAACACATCGCGAGTCACGTAGCGACCGGACCGCTCTTCGTTCACGGTTTTCCCTTCACCCATATGGGTGGTCACCTGCTCCAACGGCATTCCCCAAGCCAACCCTTCAACGCAAGCGTCCACGCGGCCTGCGCTGCACAACAACAGCAGCCCTAAACAGGCAGTGATCAGAAGGTTCTGGAGTTGGGGCAGCACCTTCATGCGGCGATCATTCACTGTGCAGATTCTGTTGGTTCGTGGGTCCGTTGCCTACTGCCTTTTGTGAAGGCAAGCCCTGAATCATCCGTTCAATCTTGAATTGCTGTCTCCTGAGCCGTCTTGGTGCCGATCAGCCCAGCTTCGGGTGCATCCCGAACCACTCGCAGCAGTAACCCAGCCTCAAGACCAAAGCGATCATGACCGCAGAGGCTGCCGCCACAAAGGCGATTCCCAGAGAGACCTGCCGGTTCTTCTCGTCTTGCGCCGTTCGGACCATTCGGAGGGAGAGGGTGTCAGTACTTAACCCATGTATTTTCCGCTTTTGCAAGGCGCACCTCAACTCCAGCAGCCAGTCCCGCTTTTCTCCCTGGACGGCTACAACGCGTGACTTCGGGGGCAGGAGCAGCGCTCAAGCGCTGGCTCGATGTACACGTCTCTGCGATGGATGGGGTTGTTTCAGCCTGTTTCGAGGCGAATGTTCCCCACCACGCAGGTCTTGTTGATCAGTGATGTCCGTGCTGCTCAGCTTCCTCGTGTTTGGCGCAGACCATCCACATGGACCCCATTTGATGTGCTCCCTTGCATCCGAACCTTGGAGCTGCTTCCTCTGCCTCCTGCTGGGTCTTGAACATCGCCTGTTTCGGCTGACCACCGTGGGGGTTGGCGAAGGCTGAACCTGCGGACATCACCAAGATGGAGCTGAACAAAAGAGCTGCGCGCTTCATCGGTTGATTGGATTCAACCCTTACTATGCAGTTGATGACATCAGTGCGCCGCAGAGGTTGTTGTGCCTCCAGCAACGGAGCAAAAGGGATGCCGTGTCTCGTTTAATCCAGGGCCACCATTTAGCTCCGGCCGCTTCTATGGCCTGATGCGAGGTTGTTGAAGAATATTGTCCTCTTCTGTACGTCGCGGAGATTCAGTCGCAAAATACATGAGTCAAAAGACCTATTCATGCGTCACTTTCTTTCTCTCGCGCTGGCGGCTTTGATCGCTCTTATTGCCCCATCCATGGTATCCGCTGCTGATTCAGCGCATGGCGAGCAGATCTTCTCTGCCAACTGCGCTGCATGTCATATGGGTGGAGGCAACGTTGTTAACGGTCAACGCACGCTCCAACAGGACGATCTCAAGGCTTACCTGGCTAACTACAACGAAGGCCATGAAGAAGCCATCGCTTACCAGGTGACCAATGGCAAAAACGGCATGCCTGCGTTTGGCGGGAAGCTTGGTCCAGACGACATCGCTGATGTTGCCGCCTATGTTGAATCGCAATCGATCAACGGCTGGGCCTGAGCAGTCAACTCTACAGATTTGAGACTTTGACGGTTTTTAATAGAGCCCCTGATTGGTCAAACAACCAGGGGCTTTTTCTTTGAGTAGATATAGAAGAGGGTATTTCCTTTGAAACGGACTCTTCCTCTTACAGGTTGTTTGATTGTTCGATCTGAGCGTGAACACGGCTTTCCTGATTCAGTTGTGAACAGCAAAGGGTGGAAGACCACTCGTTTTGAATTGATTTCTCCATTGCGGCGAGTGTTTAGGGCATTCAGTTGGGGAACTCATAGCCCTGTTGAGTGCCGGTGTTCGAGGGTGTCCCCTGGTCTGATCCATTCCTCTGCAGAATCACTGCATTGATGGGGAGTGTGGTGGCTGGAGCTGGTGTGAATCCTGCGGATCAGCGCTGGGGTTTCTGGCCGCTGCTGCCGCTCTACCCCTATGGCCGGCGAGCCACGCATGCCGAAGAGCTGATTCCCGGTGAGGTCTGGAGCTTTGAGCAGCTTCAGGGGGTGTATTACGTGGCGGTGCCGATCCGGCTCACGGTGGTGAAGGTGCCCGGTGGTCTGATGCTGTTGAACCCGCTTCCTCCCACCCGGGAGCTCTGCCAGGGGATTGCTGCGCTTGAGCAGCAGCATGGTCCGGTGTTGTCGCTTGTGTTGCCGACGGCGTCCGGCCTGGAGCACAAGCTTCCCCTAGGCCCTCTGGCGCGGGCTTTCCCTCGGGCGGAGGTTTGGGTCTGTCCGGGCCAGTGGAGTTTCCCCGTGCAATTACCCCTTAGCTGGTTGGGGGTACCGGAACGCCGCACCCGGGTTCTGCTCGACGACGGGGTGCCCCACCCAGAGATCTGCGATTGGTTGTCGCTCGGTCCACTGGATCTCGGTGTGGGTCGGTTCCAGGAGATCAGCTGTTTTCACCGTCCTTCCGGGGCCCTTCTGGTGACCGATGCACTCGTGGGGATCAGCGCTGAGCCTCCCGCGGTGTTCGATGCAGACCCCACCCCGCTGTTGTTCCATGCCCGCGAGCGGGGCGATGAACCTTTTCTGGATTCAGTTGAAGCACGCCGTCGCGGTTGGGCCCGGCTTGTGCTGTTCGCCTCTTACCTGAGGCCGGAACCGCTGGACGTTCCTTCGTTGCTTCAGGTGTTGCGCCAGTCCTTTCGTCCGGGTTTGCGTTCCCCCCGTGGGCACTTCGGGCTGTATCCCTTCTCCTGGAAGGACGGCTGGCATCAGGCAGCATCGGCTTTGATGGGGGATTCGGCCCCGCGTCTGCAGGTGGCTCCTGTCTTGGAGAGGTTGGTGCTGCCGCGGGCCCGCCAAGCCTTGCTCCGTTGGTTGGATGAATTGGCCAGCCTTGAGGCCATGCGTTGGCTGGTGCCAGCGCACTACAGCGCTCCTCTCGCGTTCACACCCGAGGTGGTCGCTGCTTTCAAAGAGGAACTCGTGCAGAGGCCCTGGGCTCCAGATCAGGGCAACTGGGATTTTCTTGCTGAAATCGACAAAACACTGGTGCGGTACCGGCTGGTGCCGCGCGATCCGTTCACAGATTGAGTTCTTCGTCAGGACCGATCGCCATGTCATCGTCGCCGAACATCGCGTCCTCCAGCTCCTTGCGTTGCTCCATCTGACGCAGGAAGTAACCCGTCATCATGGCCGAGGCGAGCATGTTCGCCAGGTTGTCGCGATGGGCGGTGACCTTCACCTCGAACTGTTCGCTGGGAAGCATTCCCAGAAGCCCCTGCACGTTGTGACGGATCACATCCTGGATGTCGTTGCTCGCGGATTTCGCGACGCGCTGGAGAACATCGGGTGATTGATCCTGCAGGTACTGAATCAGTCCGTTAACGGGTTGTCCGTCTTGGCTGTCCGTGGTCAGGAACTCAGGATTAAACATCCCGCCGCTCTCCGTCAGGACCCTGAACTTATCGCAGCTGTGTGCTGCGTCACAGTTGAATCCGGTTGTGAGAACCGAATCGGACCGAACCGTGTGAGCGGCCAGTACCGCCAGACGGCCGTTCCGATCACCAGGTTGTCCGGCAGGGAGCCCCACAAGTGGGAATCAAGACTGGCATTGCGGTTGTCACCCATCACCCACAACGCTCCATCCGGCACGGTGACGCTCGGCATGGCGTAGTCGATCGCTTCATCCAGCCAGGGCTCGTTCACCACGCTGTTGTTGCGCAGCAGCTGTCCATCGCGGACCTCGAGCTGATCGCCTGGCAAACCCACCACCCGTTTGATCAGCGCCGCATTCGGGTCGTAGCCCGCCGCCACGAGCTGGGGGGGAACGGCGAAGACCACGATGCTGTTCAGGGGCAGCGCCTGGTGCGTGGCGCGATCGAACCGCGGCCTCAGCTTCTCCACCAGAATTCGATCTTGCAGCTGCAGGGTTGGCAGCATCGACCCCGATGGAATCCAACGGGGTTCCAGCACTTGCCATCGCAGCAGCAGTGCCAGAACCACCCACAGGAGTAGGGAGGTCCAGCCACTGCGGCGTGAGTCGGACTGATCGGGTTGGCTGGGCATCGAGGGTAAAAACCCAGGGGCAGACGCTGCACGAGGATCGCATCAGCGCCGCCGATCGGTCTGAGCCACGCCATCGCCAATCTCAGGGCCGCTGTCAGTCTCTTGGCCCATCTGCAGCAGCAGGGACTTCAGCAGGTTGTTCTCTGCCCTGGCAGCCGCTCCGCCCCTCTGGCCCTGGCGGCCGGCGGCTTGGCCAGGCGTGCTGGGCTGATGCTCGTGACCGCGATCGATGAGCGCTCAGCTGGTTTTCATGCCCTCGGGCTTGCCCTGGCGTCCGGTCGTGCCACAGCGGTGATCACCACCTCCGGCACAGCCGTCGCCAATCTGTTGCCTGCCGCCGTCGAGGCTGATCGTTCCTGCATTCCTCTGCTGCTGCTCACGGCCGATCGGCCGTCACGCCTGAAGGACTGCGGCGCCAACCAAACCGTGAATCAGGAGGATTTTCTCAGCTCTGTTTGCCGCGCGTTTCTGACCACCCCCGGCGATGGGCTGCATCTCCAGGACGATGCTCAGCTGCAGACCCTGGCAGCGACGCTCTGGGAGAAGGCGATGGGATCGGCAGGGCCCGTGCACCTGAATGTGCCGTTCGAGGAACCACTCCATCCCAGTGGGGCTGAGCAGCAGGTGTTCTGGTCGGCATGGCAACCCCGCTCTGGCAGTGGTGAGGAGGCGCTCAGGCTGCAGACGCTTCCCACACCATGGGGTGGTCCAGTTCTGGATTGGTCGCATCCGGGCGTGGTGGTGGCGGGACCCTGGCGTGGTCTGGCGGCAGACCTCCCGGCCTACCAAGGGGCGTTGCAGGCGCTGGCCCTCACCACCGGCTGGCCTGTTCTGGTGGATCCTCTGGCCGCCGCACCCCGGGATCTACCGGGCATGATCCGCCACTGGGACCTGATGCTGCCGGCCGGTTTGCCCAAGCCGGAGGCATCGCTTCAGGTGCTGCGTCTTGGCCCTCTCCCGGCCAGCCGCCGGCTTGAAGCCTGGTTGCGCACGCTGGGGCCCGGCCAATGGCTCATCAGCGAGGGAGACGGCCGTGGCCTCGACCCTCTGGGCCTGGCCAGCCAGTGCAGCCAGGGGCTCTCCAGCTGGTGGAACGGCGTCTCTCCCCAGCAGGTGTGCTCTGAAGAACGTCCCAGCGCCTTGCTCAAGGCCTGGCGTGCTCTGGATGCGGCCGTGGAGCGTGCGCTTGCCCAGCAGTTGCCCCAAGTCGGCCCCGTCAGTGAACCGGCCTTGATGCGGTGTCTGCCTCAGCTGTTGCCTCCAGCGATGCCGGTGATGCTGGCCGCCAGCAGTCCCGTTCGGGACTGGCAGGCGTTTGCAGCTGCTGATACCGGCCACCGCCGTTGCTTCAGTTTCCGCGGAGCCTCTGGCATCGATGGGACCCTCTCTCTGGCCGTTGGACTTGCACGGGAGCTCGGCCCCCTGGCTCTGCTCACGGGCGATCTCGCACTCCTGCACGACAGCAATGGCTGGCTGCTGGCGGCGGCCTCAGCACCGCCCTTGCTGGTGCTGTTGATTGACAACAGCGGCGGCGGCATCTTCGGGCAGCTGCCGATTCCTGCCGGTTCGGCGGCTGAGTTCGACCATCTCTTCGCCATGCCCCAGGCAGTGGATCCGCTGGCGTTGGCCAGGGCCCATGGCGTGCCCTCCCGTCAGCTGGCCTGCCTCGAGGATCTTCCCCATGCCCTGGAGTGGGGACTGGACCAGAGGCGACCGGTGCTGCTGCGGGTCTGCACGGACCGAATTGCTGATGCAGCCTTGCGGCAGACGCTGCGGCGAGAGGTGGAGCAGGTGCTCCGCTGTGATCAAGGCAGTACAAAAGAACACTGATCCCCACCGCCTCCATGGCCGATCCGACCTCCCGATCCGTGCTTCCTGGTGATCCGGGAGTGGTGTGGCAGCCCTGGGGGGATTACAGCGATGTGTTGCTGCATCGAGCCCAGTCGGGCATTGCGCGGGTGGCCATCAATCGCCCGCACAAGCGCAACGCCTTCCGGCCTCGCACGGTGGTG belongs to Synechococcus sp. WH 7805 and includes:
- a CDS encoding dimethylarginine dimethylaminohydrolase family protein, with amino-acid sequence MNHKASPDGRDVSVDHEWGTLKEVVVGLTNVRVPTKVPNTSKNYLPESSIEFIEKNRGQWLQECEPDLNQQSIDQMNSIISILRDRGIIVHQVEKLSDAETNYLAADSDAVMQTFPRDPILVIGNKVIETSMLEPYRRKERFAIRRTIEKRLQKSGSFLVSMPQPDPYQSRSVGDYGPGPYLEGGDVMLVGKDIYVGHTGNATNLAGIRWLSDYLGQEYRVHAVPLSRRFLHLDTTLALPRPGLAIVCQEAFTEGLPKFLNGWKLINVSADDAEKKLGCNGLVLSKDSIIIGDNLPGLKKELEAEGLEVITTPIDALSWQGGGFRCWHHPLIRLG
- a CDS encoding DUF3721 domain-containing protein, giving the protein MSAGSAFANPHGGQPKQAMFKTQQEAEEAAPRFGCKGAHQMGSMWMVCAKHEEAEQHGHH
- a CDS encoding c-type cytochrome gives rise to the protein MRHFLSLALAALIALIAPSMVSAADSAHGEQIFSANCAACHMGGGNVVNGQRTLQQDDLKAYLANYNEGHEEAIAYQVTNGKNGMPAFGGKLGPDDIADVAAYVESQSINGWA
- a CDS encoding DUF4336 domain-containing protein; this encodes MGSVVAGAGVNPADQRWGFWPLLPLYPYGRRATHAEELIPGEVWSFEQLQGVYYVAVPIRLTVVKVPGGLMLLNPLPPTRELCQGIAALEQQHGPVLSLVLPTASGLEHKLPLGPLARAFPRAEVWVCPGQWSFPVQLPLSWLGVPERRTRVLLDDGVPHPEICDWLSLGPLDLGVGRFQEISCFHRPSGALLVTDALVGISAEPPAVFDADPTPLLFHARERGDEPFLDSVEARRRGWARLVLFASYLRPEPLDVPSLLQVLRQSFRPGLRSPRGHFGLYPFSWKDGWHQAASALMGDSAPRLQVAPVLERLVLPRARQALLRWLDELASLEAMRWLVPAHYSAPLAFTPEVVAAFKEELVQRPWAPDQGNWDFLAEIDKTLVRYRLVPRDPFTD
- a CDS encoding DUF760 domain-containing protein; this translates as MFNPEFLTTDSQDGQPVNGLIQYLQDQSPDVLQRVAKSASNDIQDVIRHNVQGLLGMLPSEQFEVKVTAHRDNLANMLASAMMTGYFLRQMEQRKELEDAMFGDDDMAIGPDEELNL
- the lepB gene encoding signal peptidase I, translating into MPSQPDQSDSRRSGWTSLLLWVVLALLLRWQVLEPRWIPSGSMLPTLQLQDRILVEKLRPRFDRATHQALPLNSIVVFAVPPQLVAAGYDPNAALIKRVVGLPGDQLEVRDGQLLRNNSVVNEPWLDEAIDYAMPSVTVPDGALWVMGDNRNASLDSHLWGSLPDNLVIGTAVWRYWPLTRFGPIRFSQPDSTVTQHTAAISSGS
- the menD gene encoding 2-succinyl-5-enolpyruvyl-6-hydroxy-3-cyclohexene-1-carboxylic-acid synthase; translated protein: MAHLQQQGLQQVVLCPGSRSAPLALAAGGLARRAGLMLVTAIDERSAGFHALGLALASGRATAVITTSGTAVANLLPAAVEADRSCIPLLLLTADRPSRLKDCGANQTVNQEDFLSSVCRAFLTTPGDGLHLQDDAQLQTLAATLWEKAMGSAGPVHLNVPFEEPLHPSGAEQQVFWSAWQPRSGSGEEALRLQTLPTPWGGPVLDWSHPGVVVAGPWRGLAADLPAYQGALQALALTTGWPVLVDPLAAAPRDLPGMIRHWDLMLPAGLPKPEASLQVLRLGPLPASRRLEAWLRTLGPGQWLISEGDGRGLDPLGLASQCSQGLSSWWNGVSPQQVCSEERPSALLKAWRALDAAVERALAQQLPQVGPVSEPALMRCLPQLLPPAMPVMLAASSPVRDWQAFAAADTGHRRCFSFRGASGIDGTLSLAVGLARELGPLALLTGDLALLHDSNGWLLAAASAPPLLVLLIDNSGGGIFGQLPIPAGSAAEFDHLFAMPQAVDPLALARAHGVPSRQLACLEDLPHALEWGLDQRRPVLLRVCTDRIADAALRQTLRREVEQVLRCDQGSTKEH